A stretch of the Roseofilum reptotaenium CS-1145 genome encodes the following:
- a CDS encoding GuaB3 family IMP dehydrogenase-related protein, translated as MDIQIGRGKTARRAYGIDEIALVPGLRTLDPTLANTTLTLGGIEREIPIIASAMDGVVDVKMAVALSELGAMGVLNLEGINTRYDDPNPILDKIASVGKDEFVSLMQQLYAQPIDPELITKRVKEIKDQGGIAAVSATPVGAIKYGQVAAEAGADLFFVQATVVSTDHLSPESVAPLDLAQFCEQMPIPVMLGNCVTYEVTLKLMRAGSAGVLVGIGPGAACTSRGVLGVGVPQSTAIADCAAARDTYYQETGNYIPVIADGGIITGGDICKCLACGADGVMIGSPLARAKEAPGRGYHWGMATPSPVLPRGTRIRVGSTGTLEQILRGPAQLDDGTHNLLGAMKTSMGTLGAQTIREMQQVEVVIAPSLLTEGKVYQKAQQLGMGK; from the coding sequence GTGGATATTCAAATTGGACGGGGAAAAACAGCCCGCAGAGCTTACGGAATCGATGAAATCGCCCTAGTACCCGGTCTTCGGACGCTCGATCCGACTTTGGCCAATACGACCCTAACCTTGGGTGGGATAGAACGGGAAATTCCCATTATTGCCAGTGCCATGGATGGGGTTGTGGATGTAAAAATGGCTGTAGCCTTATCTGAGTTAGGCGCAATGGGAGTCCTAAACTTAGAAGGCATCAATACTCGCTACGACGATCCAAACCCCATCTTAGACAAAATTGCCTCGGTGGGAAAAGACGAATTTGTATCCTTGATGCAACAACTGTATGCCCAACCCATCGATCCAGAACTGATTACCAAACGGGTCAAAGAAATTAAGGATCAAGGGGGTATCGCGGCAGTGAGTGCTACTCCAGTGGGAGCAATTAAATACGGTCAGGTGGCAGCCGAAGCAGGGGCAGACCTGTTCTTTGTCCAAGCAACCGTCGTCTCCACCGATCACCTCTCCCCGGAGTCCGTCGCACCTTTAGACTTGGCACAATTCTGCGAACAGATGCCCATTCCAGTCATGTTAGGCAACTGTGTGACCTATGAGGTGACCTTGAAGTTAATGAGAGCGGGGTCTGCTGGTGTTTTAGTGGGCATTGGGCCAGGAGCTGCCTGTACGTCGCGGGGAGTTTTAGGGGTGGGCGTTCCCCAATCGACGGCGATCGCCGATTGTGCAGCGGCACGGGATACCTATTACCAAGAAACGGGTAACTATATCCCCGTAATTGCCGATGGCGGCATCATCACCGGAGGCGATATTTGTAAATGTTTAGCCTGCGGTGCAGATGGAGTCATGATCGGCTCTCCCTTAGCCAGAGCCAAAGAAGCTCCCGGCCGAGGCTATCACTGGGGTATGGCTACCCCCAGCCCTGTATTGCCTAGAGGCACCAGGATTCGGGTTGGCTCTACCGGAACTCTAGAACAAATCCTGCGAGGTCCAGCTCAGTTAGATGACGGAACCCACAACCTACTGGGTGCAATGAAAACCAGCATGGGAACCCTAGGCGCTCAGACCATTCGTGAAATGCAGCAAGTCGAAGTTGTGATCGCCCCCTCCTTACTGACTGAAGGCAAAGTTTATCAGAAAGCCCAACAACTGGGGATGGGCAAATAG
- the trxA gene encoding thioredoxin — MTAAAPVTDTSFDKEVLQSQVPVLVDFWAPWCGPCRMVAPVVEEVAEQFDGQVKVVKVNTDENPNTASKYGIRSIPTLMIFKDGQRVDMVVGAVPKTTLITTLEKHLGKSGDSNSSESAPEGEQG; from the coding sequence ATGACAGCAGCAGCACCCGTTACAGATACCAGTTTTGATAAGGAAGTGCTTCAAAGCCAAGTTCCAGTTTTAGTTGATTTTTGGGCCCCCTGGTGTGGCCCCTGCCGCATGGTTGCACCTGTGGTGGAAGAAGTAGCCGAACAGTTTGATGGGCAAGTTAAAGTGGTGAAAGTCAACACGGATGAGAATCCGAATACGGCGAGTAAGTATGGTATTCGCAGTATCCCCACTCTGATGATATTCAAAGATGGCCAGCGTGTCGATATGGTGGTTGGTGCGGTTCCTAAAACCACTTTGATTACAACGTTGGAAAAACATCTAGGAAAAAGTGGTGATTCAAATAGCAGTGAGAGTGCCCCTGAAGGTGAGCAAGGATAA
- a CDS encoding LOG family protein, with translation MTLSSSDAHATLKADLLDLLAQLPHLEHGKWIEQALISILTVAGEEIDRLDWKILTASLQDMERAFQIFSTYRHVRKISIFGSARLPAHAPEYQIALEFAGKVAQQGFMVMTGGGGGIMQAGNEGAGLEHSFGLNIQLPFEQGSNPFVTEDKLIEFKYFFTRKLFFLRETDAVALFPGGFGTQDEAFECLTLCQTGKAGPMPLVLLDKPGGQYWYGWENYLRDHLLSQRLINGEDLSLYTITDKVDVACQAIAQFYRIYHSSRYVREQFVIRLNTELSDTEVEQLNQEFSDILVSGQIKKTKALPEERLNDDHHLPRLVLHFNQRDHGRLYQMINRINQMGQPSEEENHPERK, from the coding sequence ATGACTTTATCCTCCTCAGATGCTCACGCTACACTCAAAGCGGATTTATTAGATCTTTTAGCTCAATTGCCACATTTAGAACATGGCAAATGGATAGAACAAGCTCTGATCAGTATCCTAACCGTTGCAGGAGAAGAGATTGACCGCTTAGACTGGAAGATTTTAACCGCTTCTCTACAGGATATGGAAAGAGCCTTTCAAATCTTCTCTACCTATCGCCACGTGCGTAAGATTAGTATTTTTGGCTCTGCTCGTTTACCTGCCCATGCCCCAGAATACCAGATTGCCCTAGAATTTGCCGGGAAAGTTGCCCAACAGGGCTTTATGGTGATGACTGGAGGTGGGGGCGGAATTATGCAAGCGGGGAATGAAGGCGCAGGGTTAGAGCACTCGTTTGGACTTAATATTCAGCTTCCTTTTGAACAGGGATCTAATCCTTTTGTAACTGAAGATAAACTGATTGAGTTTAAGTATTTCTTTACCCGTAAACTATTCTTCTTGCGAGAAACAGATGCGGTAGCCTTGTTTCCTGGAGGATTTGGGACACAAGATGAAGCGTTTGAATGTTTAACCCTCTGCCAAACCGGAAAAGCAGGGCCGATGCCTTTAGTATTATTGGATAAACCAGGAGGTCAGTATTGGTACGGATGGGAGAACTATCTGAGAGATCACCTCTTAAGCCAACGTTTGATTAATGGGGAAGATTTAAGTCTGTATACGATTACAGATAAGGTAGATGTGGCGTGTCAGGCGATCGCCCAATTTTATCGCATTTATCATTCAAGTCGCTATGTGCGCGAGCAATTCGTGATTCGCTTGAATACAGAACTCTCGGATACAGAGGTAGAACAGCTCAATCAAGAGTTTAGTGATATTTTAGTGAGCGGTCAAATCAAAAAAACCAAAGCCTTACCAGAAGAGCGTCTCAATGATGATCATCACCTTCCCCGATTGGTCTTACACTTTAATCAACGGGATCATGGACGGCTTTATCAAATGATTAACCGGATTAACCAAATGGGTCAACCCTCTGAGGAGGAGAATCATCCAGAACGGAAGTAA